The following proteins are co-located in the Massilia litorea genome:
- a CDS encoding glycosyltransferase, with product MQDNIENLESGLDTRPYVTHRYHEFLNADSGRREGANIGLNGEHLTITFLSLNRSRLSIKLCRSIADQIPNFKGEVLVIDNGSSEEELEALRRCLEGMPFRWRIEMLGQNYGVAGGRNRTMPHVRTDWVMSLDNDVYFIKNPLPDIQSDLAILGCHFMTMAVLNEDATTNFIRGGHLYLTFDMNEFIIGGGTAHRQNYTGQDGPGYLGTFMSGCASVFRKDTFLAQGGFDEGMFIGFEDFEFSVRLFRAGLKVGASDVRALVHDRPKPDSTDDKDDERARFARARLEAAAHFEKKHGYKVWTEDIDTWVRQPERQRGLDVHKARQHDVDSAGSGPRRPRVALIVDVNTWALANIARQIIKYVSDEFEFDLLASHDVEQPTMLLEMTKDYDLVHYLWRGPLASICEPWERHKIDQLYGSWNDFVSQVISPRPITFSVFDHLFLTESEIADRLPLFTQLSNGYTVSSRILQRIYQDIQGYPDPDMVTPDGVDLTKFKPATTARFIGDEHRPLRVGWAGNSAWNAHTEEGRLRDPKGFHTILRPALNLLKSRGVVVEEYFADREIRQISHDRMPDYYNSLDVLICCSESEGTPNPVLEAMACGVPVISTNVGIVSEAFGPQQKHFILKERNPVLLADAIEELVKKRHLLHLLSQENQQCIKCWDWSIRTDAYRRLFRHHIKAGRPVGIPSEHGQAP from the coding sequence ATGCAAGATAATATCGAAAACCTGGAAAGCGGTCTCGATACGAGACCCTATGTCACCCATCGGTATCACGAGTTCTTGAATGCAGACTCTGGACGGCGAGAAGGGGCAAACATTGGACTAAATGGTGAGCATCTCACCATTACGTTCTTGTCGCTGAATCGCAGCAGGCTGTCCATCAAGCTCTGTCGTTCCATCGCTGATCAGATTCCAAACTTCAAGGGCGAAGTCCTCGTCATCGATAACGGATCGAGCGAAGAGGAACTCGAAGCGCTTCGTCGCTGCTTGGAGGGAATGCCATTCCGCTGGCGTATCGAGATGCTTGGACAGAACTACGGCGTAGCCGGCGGACGGAACAGGACGATGCCCCACGTTCGCACCGATTGGGTGATGAGCCTGGATAACGACGTCTATTTCATCAAGAATCCGCTTCCGGACATCCAGAGCGATCTAGCCATACTCGGCTGTCATTTTATGACAATGGCCGTGCTCAATGAAGATGCCACCACCAATTTCATTCGAGGCGGGCATCTGTACCTTACGTTTGACATGAATGAGTTCATCATCGGTGGCGGTACAGCCCATCGTCAGAACTACACCGGCCAGGACGGTCCAGGTTATCTAGGCACTTTCATGTCGGGATGCGCATCAGTGTTCCGAAAGGACACATTTTTGGCGCAAGGAGGTTTCGATGAGGGGATGTTTATTGGATTCGAAGACTTTGAATTTTCAGTACGCTTATTCCGCGCTGGGTTAAAGGTCGGAGCCAGCGATGTCCGAGCTTTAGTGCACGATCGCCCGAAACCGGACAGCACCGACGACAAAGATGATGAGCGAGCTCGATTTGCTCGTGCTCGGCTCGAAGCTGCTGCTCACTTTGAGAAGAAACACGGGTATAAGGTGTGGACGGAAGATATAGACACCTGGGTGCGTCAACCAGAGCGACAGCGTGGATTGGACGTTCACAAAGCTCGCCAGCATGACGTCGATTCCGCTGGATCAGGTCCGCGTCGACCACGTGTCGCTCTGATCGTAGATGTCAATACCTGGGCTCTGGCGAACATCGCGCGACAGATCATCAAGTACGTTTCGGATGAATTCGAGTTTGACCTCTTGGCATCTCATGATGTAGAGCAGCCGACGATGCTGCTTGAAATGACCAAGGACTACGACTTGGTGCACTATCTTTGGCGCGGGCCTCTGGCGTCCATTTGCGAACCGTGGGAGCGCCATAAAATAGATCAGCTCTATGGCAGCTGGAACGATTTTGTGTCTCAGGTCATTTCGCCACGTCCGATCACATTCAGTGTATTCGACCATTTGTTCTTGACCGAATCCGAGATTGCCGATCGCCTCCCGCTCTTTACGCAACTGTCGAATGGATACACCGTCAGTTCGCGCATATTGCAGCGCATCTATCAAGACATCCAGGGGTATCCTGATCCAGATATGGTAACGCCCGATGGAGTTGATCTGACGAAATTCAAGCCGGCTACTACGGCGCGCTTCATTGGCGACGAGCATCGGCCCTTGCGCGTTGGCTGGGCTGGTAACAGTGCTTGGAATGCGCATACTGAAGAAGGCCGTCTTCGAGACCCAAAGGGTTTCCACACTATCCTGCGGCCAGCACTGAATCTGCTGAAATCGCGAGGCGTCGTCGTCGAAGAATACTTTGCAGATCGCGAAATCCGTCAGATATCGCACGATAGGATGCCCGACTACTACAACTCACTCGATGTTCTCATCTGCTGTTCTGAGAGCGAGGGCACGCCCAATCCAGTGCTCGAAGCGATGGCCTGCGGTGTGCCAGTCATTAGTACCAACGTCGGCATTGTGTCCGAGGCATTCGGTCCGCAACAAAAGCACTTCATTCTCAAGGAGCGCAATCCCGTCCTTCTGGCTGACGCCATTGAGGAACTGGTGAAAAAGCGGCACTTGTTACATTTGCTTTCACAAGAGAACCAGCAATGCATTAAATGTTGGGACTGGAGCATTCGTACCGATGCTTACCGGCGTCTATTCCGTCATCACATCAAGGCCGGTCGACCTGTCGGCATACCTTCCGAGCACGGTCAAGCTCCGTAA
- a CDS encoding glycosyltransferase family 2 protein, protein MPPSFSIVINTLNRATLLAKTLDSLRWLKYRGRFEVIVVNGPSTDHSQQVIDAWLPAIRAARCEVANLSVSRNIGICMARGDIVAFIDDDAIPEPEWLEQLARAYADPAVGAAGGLVFDQTGYSYQYEYSSATRLANANWRLTRPADHLAYPGAFEFPYLQGTNTSFRRSALLEVGGFDEEIEYYLDETELCCRLVDAGYLIRQLPNAYVHHKFAPSNIRNEHKITRYRYPVIKNKLYFALKHGREYLALADILEDNRRFVDEQRQEVESHIAAGRLPASEREALAGQVRSAWERGMARGLSGMVEYITPEKQRARSGDFLAFDRVIAAGTPKALVFIARELHDPQAKLARDLAAQGHIVCVITASPDFNRVDFEDGVWVHRIAAARAALPDSGLAPGMTQEAWNWAVAARDELRRIATHRRLDAVEAPLATCEAAALLDQDWPLVSCVDADLSLPPPPLQLALLRQSQGLRGASQTLRERLAREHAVHSAANPAIVIDPVSTAS, encoded by the coding sequence ATGCCACCGAGCTTTTCGATCGTCATCAACACCCTCAACCGCGCAACGCTGCTGGCGAAAACGCTCGACAGCCTACGCTGGCTGAAATACCGCGGCCGCTTCGAAGTCATCGTCGTCAACGGTCCTTCCACCGACCACTCGCAGCAGGTGATCGACGCCTGGCTGCCCGCGATCCGCGCGGCGCGCTGCGAGGTCGCCAACCTGTCGGTCTCGCGCAACATCGGCATTTGCATGGCGCGCGGCGACATCGTCGCGTTCATCGACGACGACGCGATTCCCGAGCCGGAATGGCTCGAGCAGCTGGCCCGCGCCTACGCCGATCCCGCAGTGGGCGCCGCAGGCGGCCTGGTGTTCGACCAGACCGGCTACAGCTACCAGTACGAATACTCGAGTGCGACCCGGCTGGCGAACGCCAACTGGCGCCTGACCCGTCCGGCCGACCATCTGGCCTATCCGGGCGCTTTCGAATTCCCCTACCTGCAGGGCACGAATACCTCGTTCCGGCGCAGCGCCCTGCTCGAAGTGGGCGGCTTCGACGAGGAAATCGAGTACTACCTGGACGAGACCGAGCTGTGCTGCCGACTGGTCGATGCCGGCTACCTGATCCGGCAGCTGCCCAACGCATATGTGCACCATAAGTTCGCACCGAGCAATATTCGCAACGAGCACAAGATCACGCGTTACCGCTATCCGGTCATCAAGAACAAGCTGTATTTCGCGCTCAAGCATGGGCGCGAGTACTTGGCGCTGGCCGATATTCTCGAGGACAACCGGCGCTTCGTCGACGAGCAGAGACAGGAAGTCGAGAGCCATATCGCCGCGGGACGTTTGCCGGCGAGCGAGCGCGAGGCGCTGGCGGGACAGGTGCGCAGCGCGTGGGAACGCGGGATGGCACGCGGGCTTTCCGGCATGGTTGAATACATCACGCCGGAAAAGCAGCGCGCCCGGTCGGGCGATTTTCTTGCTTTCGACCGGGTGATCGCGGCGGGTACGCCGAAGGCGCTGGTGTTCATTGCCCGCGAGTTGCATGATCCGCAGGCAAAGCTGGCGCGCGACCTGGCGGCGCAGGGCCATATCGTGTGCGTCATCACGGCCAGCCCGGATTTCAATCGCGTCGATTTCGAGGACGGGGTATGGGTGCACCGGATCGCGGCAGCGCGCGCCGCTCTTCCGGATTCCGGCCTCGCGCCGGGGATGACGCAGGAAGCCTGGAACTGGGCTGTGGCAGCGCGCGACGAACTGCGTCGCATTGCGACGCACCGCCGTCTCGACGCCGTCGAGGCGCCGCTGGCGACCTGCGAAGCGGCCGCCCTGCTGGACCAGGACTGGCCCTTGGTCTCGTGCGTCGATGCCGACCTGTCCTTGCCGCCGCCCCCGTTGCAGTTGGCCTTGCTGCGCCAGTCACAAGGCCTGCGCGGCGCCAGCCAGACGCTGCGCGAACGCCTTGCGCGCGAACACGCTGTCCATAGCGCCGCCAACCCGGCCATCGTCATCGATCCGGTATCGACAGCATCATAG
- a CDS encoding glycosyltransferase — protein MRIILDLQACQASSMHRGIGRYSMALALAMARNSGGHELRIVLNDDYPDTVAALRRAFDGLLPQSHISTFSVPVPAGEVDPRNAWRVRTAERIREHYLASLRPDVVHVASLFEGLGDNAVSSVPRPGGRFDTAVTLYDLIPLMRKERYLGDPNVAAWYHRKLEGMQRADLLLAISASAREEGIALLGMPAERVVNISSAVDSMFQARALTTDARAALLARYGLSRPFIMYTGGIDYRKNIEGLVEAYARLPATLRKQYQLAIVCSIQNPDRFRLERLAAKFGLAKDDLVLTGFVPDDDLVSLYNCTALFVFPSLHEGFGLPALEAMACGAPVIGSNTSSIPEVIGRPDALFDPASVEAIVAAMTQVLLDPARQASLREHGLAQARLFSWDTSARRAIEAFEETHRRRTARGADAAPLLAEPARKPRLAYVSPLPPTRSGIAAYSADLLPELARHFDIELVLAQDRVEDMGPATHFPQHTAAWFDANAQTFDHIVYQFGNSAFHSHMFGLLERHPGVVVLHDFFLSGVIHYAEAEHELPNHYCRSLYLAHGYGALIEEKHAGRTESVVRYPSNKQVLDRATGVIVHSRHAVALADRWYGAGYGDQWRVLPLVCLRPGPDTADRTQVRADLGFGPGDYVVCSFGILSATKCNDRLVEAWIDSTLEHDPRCHLVFVGEIAQGRFGIALRDRIAAHPRIKVTGYADTPFYRRYLAAADAAVQLRGSSRGETSGAVFDCLSYGLPTIVNAHGSAAEVPEQACLRLEDAFTQEALRAALERMHGDIGLRARLGNAAAAYMEQTHTPARIAALYRDAITQFARDSRGQAEQDLIASIAASSAEVAASDLMQAAAAIAANRPRSGARQVLVDIDTAGMEPAVLRTLLTQAPHGWRIEPVRHDGARHRYARRFTLDLIGRPDLRIEDAVAEAGPGDVWLTLGESKLGTVPAKWLARGVLACCLDPSDAAGEDGLAQRLAALADARPCAG, from the coding sequence ATGCGTATCATCCTCGACCTGCAGGCCTGCCAGGCCTCCAGCATGCACCGCGGCATTGGCCGCTATTCGATGGCCCTGGCGCTGGCCATGGCGCGCAATAGCGGCGGGCATGAGCTGCGCATCGTCCTCAATGACGACTATCCCGATACCGTCGCGGCGCTGAGGCGGGCCTTCGACGGGCTGCTGCCGCAGTCGCACATCTCGACCTTCAGCGTGCCGGTGCCCGCGGGCGAAGTCGATCCGCGCAATGCCTGGCGCGTGCGCACAGCCGAACGCATCCGCGAACACTACCTGGCCAGCCTGCGGCCCGACGTCGTGCACGTGGCGAGCCTGTTCGAGGGACTGGGCGACAATGCCGTCAGCTCGGTACCGCGCCCGGGCGGTCGCTTCGATACCGCCGTCACGCTTTACGACCTGATTCCCCTGATGCGCAAGGAGCGCTACCTTGGCGACCCGAACGTCGCGGCCTGGTATCACCGCAAGCTCGAAGGCATGCAGCGGGCCGACCTGCTGCTGGCCATTTCCGCCTCGGCGCGCGAGGAAGGCATTGCGCTGCTGGGCATGCCTGCCGAGCGCGTGGTCAACATCTCGTCGGCGGTGGACAGCATGTTCCAGGCGCGCGCACTCACAACCGACGCGCGCGCTGCGCTGCTGGCGCGCTACGGCCTTTCGAGGCCGTTCATCATGTACACCGGCGGCATCGACTATCGCAAGAATATCGAGGGCCTGGTCGAGGCTTACGCCCGGCTGCCAGCGACGCTACGCAAGCAATACCAGCTGGCGATCGTGTGCAGCATCCAGAATCCCGACCGTTTCCGCCTTGAGCGCCTGGCCGCGAAATTCGGTCTTGCCAAAGACGACCTCGTGCTGACCGGCTTTGTTCCCGACGACGACCTGGTTTCGCTATATAACTGCACCGCACTCTTCGTCTTCCCTTCGCTGCACGAAGGCTTCGGCCTGCCGGCGCTCGAGGCGATGGCCTGTGGCGCCCCGGTGATTGGCTCGAACACCAGCAGCATCCCGGAAGTGATCGGGCGGCCCGATGCCTTGTTCGATCCGGCCAGCGTCGAAGCCATCGTCGCCGCCATGACGCAGGTGCTGCTCGATCCGGCGCGCCAGGCGTCCTTGCGCGAGCACGGCCTGGCGCAGGCGCGGCTCTTCTCGTGGGATACGAGCGCCCGGCGCGCGATCGAGGCTTTCGAAGAGACGCATCGACGCCGCACCGCGCGCGGCGCTGACGCGGCGCCGCTGCTGGCCGAGCCGGCGCGCAAGCCGCGCCTGGCCTACGTTTCGCCGTTGCCGCCAACGCGTTCGGGCATCGCGGCCTACAGCGCCGACCTGTTGCCGGAACTGGCGCGGCACTTCGACATCGAGCTGGTGCTGGCGCAGGACCGCGTCGAGGACATGGGCCCTGCCACGCACTTCCCCCAGCACACGGCCGCATGGTTCGACGCCAATGCGCAGACCTTCGACCACATCGTCTACCAGTTCGGCAATTCGGCATTCCATTCCCACATGTTCGGGCTGCTCGAGCGCCATCCCGGCGTAGTCGTGCTGCATGATTTCTTCCTCAGCGGCGTCATTCACTACGCCGAGGCCGAGCACGAATTACCCAACCATTACTGCCGCTCGCTCTACCTGGCGCACGGCTACGGGGCGCTGATCGAGGAGAAGCACGCCGGACGCACCGAGTCGGTCGTGCGCTACCCGTCGAACAAGCAGGTGCTCGACCGCGCAACCGGCGTGATCGTGCATTCCCGCCACGCGGTGGCGCTGGCGGACCGCTGGTATGGCGCAGGTTACGGCGACCAGTGGCGCGTACTGCCGCTGGTGTGCCTGCGTCCCGGCCCCGACACGGCCGATCGGACCCAGGTCCGCGCGGACCTCGGCTTCGGCCCCGGCGATTACGTCGTCTGCTCGTTCGGCATCCTGTCGGCGACCAAGTGCAACGACCGCCTGGTCGAGGCCTGGATCGACAGCACGCTCGAACACGATCCGCGCTGCCATCTGGTATTCGTCGGCGAGATTGCCCAGGGGCGTTTCGGCATCGCGCTGCGCGACCGCATCGCCGCCCACCCGCGCATCAAGGTCACCGGCTACGCCGACACCCCGTTCTACCGCCGCTACCTCGCCGCCGCCGATGCCGCGGTCCAGCTGCGCGGCAGCTCGCGCGGCGAGACCTCGGGCGCCGTCTTCGACTGCCTCTCGTACGGATTGCCGACAATCGTCAACGCCCATGGCTCGGCCGCGGAAGTGCCGGAGCAGGCCTGCCTGCGCCTGGAGGACGCCTTCACGCAGGAAGCGCTGCGCGCCGCGCTCGAGCGCATGCACGGCGATATCGGGCTACGCGCACGCCTGGGCAATGCCGCCGCAGCCTACATGGAACAGACCCACACGCCGGCCCGGATCGCAGCACTTTATCGCGACGCGATCACGCAATTTGCGCGTGACAGCCGTGGCCAGGCGGAACAGGACCTGATCGCGTCGATCGCCGCTTCCAGCGCCGAGGTAGCGGCTTCCGATCTCATGCAGGCGGCAGCGGCGATCGCGGCCAACCGGCCGCGCAGCGGTGCACGTCAGGTGCTGGTCGATATCGACACGGCGGGAATGGAACCTGCGGTCCTGCGGACGCTCCTCACGCAGGCGCCGCACGGCTGGCGCATTGAACCGGTGCGGCACGACGGCGCGCGTCACCGCTACGCGCGGCGCTTCACGCTCGACCTGATCGGCCGTCCTGACCTGCGGATCGAGGATGCGGTTGCCGAGGCGGGCCCCGGCGACGTGTGGCTCACGTTGGGAGAGAGCAAGCTTGGGACCGTGCCCGCGAAATGGCTGGCGCGCGGCGTCCTCGCCTGCTGCCTCGATCCGAGCGATGCGGCAGGCGAGGACGGTCTGGCGCAGCGCTTGGCCGCGCTAGCCGACGCTCGGCCCTGCGCTGGATGA
- a CDS encoding sulfurtransferase gives MQTTTHQTATANASAGAGRYVNIAAYKFVSFDDTEEKRPQFQAICAELNLRGTILLTPEGINMFLSGLPADIDAYLAWLRADPRFADIEVKYSHSEEQSHKRMLVKIKKEIITMRMPLIKPELGRAPSVEATTLKRWLDQGHDDNGKPVVMVDTRNDFEVDVGTFDNTVDYRIAKFTEFPEVIAAHKDDFAGKTVVTFCTGGIRCEKAAIHMQNIGYDNVYQLEGGILKYFEDVGGAHYTGDCFVFDYRTALNPKLEPTVTTQCFACRAVVTPREQLSPQYVYGVSCPHCADTTVA, from the coding sequence ATGCAAACCACCACCCATCAAACGGCCACCGCCAACGCAAGCGCCGGCGCCGGCCGCTACGTCAACATCGCCGCCTACAAATTCGTCAGCTTCGACGATACCGAGGAAAAGCGTCCGCAGTTCCAGGCGATCTGCGCCGAACTGAACCTGCGCGGCACGATCCTGCTGACGCCGGAAGGCATCAACATGTTCCTGTCGGGCCTGCCGGCCGACATCGACGCCTATCTCGCCTGGCTGCGTGCGGATCCACGCTTCGCCGACATCGAAGTCAAGTACAGCCACTCGGAAGAGCAGTCGCACAAGCGCATGCTGGTGAAGATCAAGAAGGAAATCATCACCATGCGCATGCCGCTGATCAAACCGGAACTGGGCCGCGCGCCGTCGGTGGAAGCGACCACCCTGAAACGCTGGCTCGACCAGGGCCATGACGACAACGGCAAGCCGGTCGTGATGGTCGACACGCGCAACGATTTCGAGGTCGACGTCGGCACCTTCGACAACACCGTCGACTACCGGATCGCCAAGTTCACCGAGTTCCCGGAAGTGATCGCCGCCCACAAGGATGATTTCGCCGGCAAGACCGTGGTCACCTTCTGCACCGGCGGCATCCGCTGCGAAAAGGCGGCGATCCACATGCAGAACATCGGCTACGACAACGTCTACCAGCTCGAGGGCGGCATCCTGAAGTATTTCGAGGACGTCGGCGGCGCCCACTATACGGGCGACTGCTTCGTGTTCGACTACCGTACCGCGCTCAATCCGAAGCTCGAGCCGACCGTCACGACCCAGTGCTTCGCCTGCCGCGCCGTGGTGACGCCGCGCGAGCAGCTGTCGCCGCAGTATGTGTATGGAGTGTCGTGTCCGCATTGCGCGGACACGACGGTGGCCTGA
- a CDS encoding glycosyltransferase family 4 protein: MRAPASPTLFELLTDDAAAGSIAVLPPPAPGLAPAVAAPAAGAGLRRLAAPLLLAARVVLRRPQVRQLALRILKRSPALYARAYRMMMASGASAAAAGADVQPGRVDTLSPRANAILRRLQSLQAAAPRQPGARPRLAFVSPLPPERTGVAVYATELLAELSAHFEIELVVAQLDVRLPPALAHLPVRQAAWFAEHGDEYDQVLYQIGNSPFHSHMFALLARHPGVVVLHDFFIGGALTHAQMSGADPRAWSEALLYSHGYAAVRASRTADGRVQAHKDWPCSLPVLESATRTIVHSHHARQLAIDWFGADAARRIDIIPHPRTPPEVKDRAAARAALGIDADTFLVCSFGFVAPNKLTHELLRAWIASSLHTDPRCALVLAGANHDSPYGVEVEALIRSAGPDANIRIAGWLDDAAYRHYLQAADVGVQLRTNARGESSGAVLDCMNYALPTIVNANGSMAEFPPDAVWRLPDAFEAGELVAALETLRRDPARRAALGQGAVALLDAQFRPARCAALYLATLAAARAATHARHAAWRTALAAAAPADERQMQLLAATLAAQESTAGRQVLVDVSAWSRPGTRPDPLAASQLAELLARTRGDLRVEPVWLDTAGDAPRWRQARNAIGRLLGLGWPEQDEPVVDVHAGDVFYAPDTAAAAVAAAFDAGLLAAWRARGVIVNLLVRSLDGGTLPPAAAAADRLLCATEAIAQQLAADSRASRQATGPA; this comes from the coding sequence ATGCGCGCACCCGCGTCCCCCACCCTGTTCGAGCTGCTGACGGACGATGCCGCCGCCGGCAGTATCGCCGTCCTGCCGCCGCCCGCACCCGGCCTGGCGCCGGCCGTCGCCGCCCCAGCCGCCGGCGCCGGCCTGCGCCGCCTGGCCGCACCCCTGCTGCTGGCGGCGCGCGTGGTGCTGCGCCGGCCGCAAGTGCGCCAGCTGGCGCTGCGCATCCTGAAGCGCTCCCCGGCCCTGTATGCGCGGGCCTACCGGATGATGATGGCCTCCGGCGCCAGCGCGGCGGCGGCGGGTGCGGATGTCCAGCCCGGCCGGGTCGATACGCTGTCGCCGCGCGCGAACGCGATCCTGCGCCGCCTGCAGAGCCTTCAGGCCGCGGCGCCGCGCCAGCCGGGCGCGCGCCCGCGCCTGGCCTTCGTCTCGCCGTTGCCGCCCGAGCGCACCGGCGTCGCCGTGTACGCGACCGAGCTGCTGGCAGAACTGAGCGCGCATTTCGAGATCGAACTGGTCGTCGCGCAGCTCGACGTCAGGCTGCCGCCGGCGCTCGCGCACCTGCCCGTGCGCCAGGCGGCCTGGTTCGCCGAGCACGGCGACGAATACGACCAGGTGCTCTACCAGATCGGCAACAGCCCTTTTCACAGCCACATGTTCGCGCTGCTGGCGCGCCATCCCGGCGTCGTCGTGCTGCATGACTTCTTCATTGGCGGCGCCCTGACGCACGCCCAGATGAGCGGCGCCGATCCGCGCGCCTGGAGCGAAGCCCTGCTGTATTCGCACGGCTATGCAGCCGTCCGCGCGAGCCGGACGGCGGACGGGCGAGTCCAGGCGCACAAGGACTGGCCCTGCAGCCTGCCGGTGCTGGAGAGCGCGACCCGCACCATCGTCCACTCCCACCACGCGCGCCAGCTCGCCATCGACTGGTTCGGCGCGGACGCCGCGCGCCGGATCGACATCATCCCCCACCCGCGCACTCCGCCGGAGGTCAAGGACCGCGCCGCCGCACGCGCCGCGCTCGGCATCGATGCCGATACCTTCCTCGTCTGCAGCTTCGGCTTCGTCGCCCCGAACAAGCTGACCCATGAGTTGTTGCGCGCCTGGATCGCTTCCAGCCTGCACACGGATCCCCGCTGCGCGCTGGTGCTGGCCGGCGCGAATCACGACAGCCCCTATGGTGTCGAAGTCGAAGCCCTCATCCGCAGCGCCGGACCCGATGCCAACATCCGCATCGCCGGCTGGCTCGACGACGCGGCCTACCGGCACTACCTGCAGGCGGCCGACGTCGGCGTCCAGCTGCGCACGAATGCGCGCGGTGAAAGCTCGGGGGCGGTGCTCGATTGCATGAATTACGCGCTGCCGACGATCGTCAATGCGAATGGCTCGATGGCCGAATTCCCGCCGGACGCCGTCTGGCGCCTGCCCGACGCGTTCGAGGCCGGGGAGCTTGTAGCGGCGCTGGAAACGCTACGCCGCGATCCGGCACGGCGGGCGGCACTCGGCCAGGGCGCGGTCGCGCTGCTCGACGCGCAGTTCCGGCCGGCCCGCTGCGCCGCGCTGTACCTCGCCACGCTGGCCGCCGCACGCGCCGCCACGCATGCGCGGCACGCGGCCTGGCGCACGGCGCTGGCCGCGGCCGCCCCCGCGGACGAGCGACAGATGCAGTTGCTCGCCGCCACGCTGGCTGCACAGGAATCGACCGCAGGCCGCCAGGTGCTGGTCGACGTCAGCGCCTGGTCGCGCCCGGGCACCCGTCCCGACCCGCTGGCGGCAAGCCAGCTGGCCGAACTGCTCGCCCGGACGCGGGGGGACCTGCGCGTGGAACCGGTCTGGCTCGACACCGCCGGGGACGCGCCGCGCTGGCGCCAGGCGCGCAACGCCATCGGGCGCCTGCTGGGCCTGGGCTGGCCGGAACAGGACGAGCCGGTCGTCGACGTCCACGCCGGCGACGTGTTTTATGCACCGGATACCGCCGCCGCCGCCGTGGCGGCGGCCTTCGACGCCGGCCTGCTGGCAGCCTGGCGCGCGCGCGGCGTCATCGTCAACCTGCTGGTGCGCAGCCTGGACGGCGGCACGCTGCCGCCCGCCGCGGCGGCCGCCGACCGCCTGCTGTGCGCCACGGAGGCGATTGCACAACAGTTGGCGGCGGATTCGCGCGCTTCCAGGCAGGCAACCGGGCCGGCATGA